A region of Myxococcus stipitatus DSM 14675 DNA encodes the following proteins:
- a CDS encoding Tox-REase-5 domain-containing protein yields the protein MEEQDSRPVAGSSLTPTHAARLLNVLLRRDVTLGQFPARVAVGFMLREVLATGEVSRAELVRRVERFSHVAVLRPDGCLAWVLSGRTQQRVGEVEWEDGAFRAGLFELGVFYSGKGGVFRQLNSRLEEVRGGAYADVHDDADYLSRSLDGAEEAFVGLALAVGKFFSSTHEENLEAFRQMPAAVVALIKSSPEYLERFRYMTRGEQIQAVSRMVTNVIATWGTASTTTRTLQGAALATAEVPVLSVSAQGALALERVAVPVGRTAAVLSGGPGAAIILQRAGTEAKQGGPAKEPGEWGPSEEKGASARARAYQEQISGRSYDDAYWVGGVGRKSGGTKFDGFEDGVLLEAKGPGYAEFFETNLTPKGWFEASGKARDLVDQALRQIGKVKGKGIPIEWHIAEKHAADAIRKLLRSNNAREISIIHTPAL from the coding sequence TTGGAGGAACAGGACTCCCGCCCTGTTGCGGGCAGCTCGCTCACCCCAACCCATGCGGCGCGGCTGCTGAACGTGCTGCTGCGCAGGGACGTGACGCTGGGGCAGTTCCCGGCCCGTGTCGCAGTGGGCTTCATGCTGCGCGAGGTTCTGGCCACAGGCGAGGTGTCGCGGGCCGAACTTGTGCGGCGGGTCGAGCGCTTCTCCCACGTCGCGGTGCTCCGACCTGACGGGTGTCTCGCCTGGGTGCTGTCGGGTCGGACGCAACAGCGAGTCGGGGAGGTCGAGTGGGAGGACGGAGCCTTCCGCGCGGGCTTGTTCGAGTTGGGCGTCTTCTACTCGGGAAAGGGAGGTGTCTTCCGGCAACTGAACTCGCGGCTGGAGGAAGTGCGAGGAGGGGCCTACGCGGACGTCCATGACGACGCGGACTACCTGAGTCGTTCACTGGATGGTGCCGAAGAGGCATTCGTCGGGCTGGCCCTCGCAGTGGGGAAGTTCTTCTCGTCCACCCATGAGGAGAACCTCGAAGCATTCCGACAGATGCCCGCTGCCGTGGTGGCTCTCATCAAGTCGTCGCCCGAGTACCTGGAGCGATTCCGCTACATGACGCGCGGCGAGCAGATTCAGGCTGTTTCCAGGATGGTGACGAACGTCATTGCCACCTGGGGGACCGCATCCACCACGACGCGCACGTTACAAGGGGCCGCGCTGGCCACGGCAGAAGTCCCGGTGCTCTCGGTGTCAGCACAAGGCGCGCTTGCCCTGGAGCGCGTGGCCGTGCCGGTAGGCCGAACTGCGGCGGTGCTGAGCGGGGGGCCCGGAGCGGCCATCATCCTTCAGCGGGCGGGCACGGAAGCGAAGCAGGGTGGACCGGCGAAGGAGCCCGGTGAATGGGGCCCGTCCGAGGAGAAGGGCGCGTCTGCGCGTGCCCGGGCCTATCAGGAACAAATCTCGGGCCGTTCCTACGATGATGCCTACTGGGTCGGAGGCGTTGGGAGGAAGAGCGGTGGGACGAAGTTCGATGGCTTCGAGGATGGAGTGCTACTGGAGGCCAAAGGACCCGGCTACGCTGAGTTCTTCGAGACCAACTTGACCCCTAAAGGTTGGTTCGAGGCATCAGGAAAGGCCAGGGACCTCGTTGACCAAGCCCTACGACAAATCGGCAAAGTCAAGGGCAAGGGGATTCCCATCGAGTGGCATATCGCGGAGAAGCATGCAGCCGATGCCATCCGGAAACTCCTCAGGAGCAACAATGCCAGGGAGATTTCCATCATCCACACTCCCGCGCTCTGA
- a CDS encoding immunity 52 family protein, with amino-acid sequence MTTKPEPESHLETYYAGAYWGPRKESPDECARRGVSFLNLVAACDPLLAHWNKIPKPRGRGRKTPLMPPDLATLTEAFGRGVNREPGGPGIEDLGLTVEAYNDGSGQDFAHLRMHVGSYAEGMSNACVLSLPSKGEGAERILTAPVLTEVVRGMVLAWEPDWAVAMSESHRDMDEKADSVDAWTGWVTYLARHRGTVPPLPAPVRIERVEDRGTLIILSPERFTVSDSEHVALAARVRELLYRAGLLKLLRSRP; translated from the coding sequence GTGACCACCAAGCCCGAGCCCGAGTCCCACCTTGAGACCTACTACGCTGGTGCCTACTGGGGCCCGCGTAAAGAGTCTCCCGACGAGTGCGCCCGACGCGGCGTGTCGTTCCTCAATCTAGTGGCCGCATGTGACCCACTCCTTGCGCACTGGAACAAGATCCCGAAGCCGCGCGGGCGTGGACGTAAGACACCCCTTATGCCTCCTGACCTCGCGACGCTCACTGAGGCGTTCGGGCGCGGAGTCAACCGGGAACCTGGTGGGCCTGGCATCGAAGACCTAGGTTTGACCGTCGAGGCATACAACGATGGCTCCGGCCAGGACTTCGCGCACTTGCGGATGCACGTTGGGAGCTATGCAGAAGGCATGTCCAATGCGTGCGTTCTGTCTCTACCTTCTAAGGGAGAGGGCGCTGAGCGAATCCTGACGGCGCCCGTGCTGACCGAGGTGGTTCGAGGCATGGTGCTGGCCTGGGAACCTGACTGGGCGGTGGCCATGTCTGAGTCGCACCGGGATATGGACGAAAAAGCCGACTCTGTCGATGCGTGGACAGGTTGGGTGACGTACCTCGCACGTCATCGTGGCACGGTTCCTCCGCTGCCTGCTCCGGTACGCATCGAGCGGGTAGAGGACCGAGGGACGCTCATCATCCTCTCCCCCGAGCGCTTCACGGTCAGTGACTCCGAACATGTGGCGCTGGCTGCGCGGGTGCGGGAGCTGCTCTACCGGGCGGGACTCTTGAAGCTGCTTCGGTCTCGACCGTAG